One stretch of Microvirga lotononidis DNA includes these proteins:
- the ftsH gene encoding ATP-dependent zinc metalloprotease FtsH has translation MNSNFRNFALWVVIFLLVLALVTLFQSPGQRGGGSDIAYSQLLSEADAGRITSVVISGPEISGTYTDGRTFTTYAPSDPMLVTKLQQKGVQITARPQSDSTPWFIAVLMNILPIALFIGAWVFLSRQMQSGAGRAMGFGKSKAKLLTEAHGRVTFDDVAGIDEAKEDLQEVVEFLRDPQKFQRLGGRIPRGVLLVGPPGTGKTLTARAVAGEANVPFFTISGSDFVEMFVGVGASRVRDMFEQAKKNAPCIIFIDEIDAVGRHRGAGLGGGNDEREQTLNQLLVEMDGFEANEGVIIIAATNRPDVLDPALLRPGRFDRQIVVPNPDVVGREKILRVHVRKVPLAPDVDLKVIARGTPGFSGADLMNLVNEAALLAARRGKRIVTMREFEDAKDKVMMGAERRTLVMTDDEKRLTAYHEAGHAIVALNVPATDPVHKATIIPRGRALGMVMQLPERDKLSMSYEQMTSRLAIMMGGRIAEEMIFGKDKVTSGAQSDIEQATRLARMMVTRWGFSPELGTVAYGENQDEVFLGMQMGRQQNVSEATAQKIDSEVRRLVEDGLNDARRILTEKAHDLEALARGLLEYETLTGEEIRNLLDGQPPVRDTGEAITPSRGSAVPTAGRGRPRESDGGMEPQPQA, from the coding sequence ATGAATTCAAATTTCCGCAACTTCGCCTTGTGGGTCGTCATCTTCCTCCTGGTGCTGGCGCTCGTGACCCTTTTCCAGAGCCCGGGCCAACGGGGCGGCGGCAGCGATATCGCCTATAGCCAGCTCCTCAGCGAGGCCGATGCGGGACGCATCACCAGCGTCGTCATCTCCGGTCCGGAGATCAGCGGCACCTACACGGACGGCCGCACCTTCACGACCTATGCGCCGAGCGACCCGATGCTCGTGACGAAGCTGCAGCAGAAGGGCGTGCAGATCACTGCCCGTCCGCAGTCGGATTCGACCCCCTGGTTCATCGCGGTCCTCATGAACATCCTGCCCATCGCGCTCTTCATCGGCGCCTGGGTGTTCCTGTCGCGCCAGATGCAGAGCGGCGCCGGCCGGGCCATGGGCTTTGGCAAGTCCAAGGCGAAGCTCCTGACGGAGGCCCATGGCCGCGTCACGTTCGATGACGTCGCCGGCATCGACGAGGCCAAGGAAGACCTGCAGGAGGTCGTGGAATTCCTGCGCGATCCGCAGAAGTTCCAGCGCCTCGGCGGCCGGATCCCGCGCGGCGTGCTGCTCGTCGGCCCCCCCGGCACCGGTAAGACCCTGACGGCTCGCGCGGTCGCCGGCGAGGCCAACGTGCCGTTCTTCACCATCTCGGGCTCGGACTTCGTCGAGATGTTCGTCGGCGTCGGCGCCTCCCGCGTGCGCGACATGTTCGAGCAGGCGAAGAAGAACGCCCCCTGCATCATCTTCATCGACGAAATCGACGCGGTCGGCCGCCATCGCGGCGCCGGCCTCGGCGGCGGCAACGACGAGCGCGAGCAGACCCTCAACCAGCTCCTCGTGGAGATGGACGGCTTCGAGGCCAACGAGGGCGTGATCATCATCGCGGCCACCAACCGTCCCGACGTGCTCGACCCGGCGCTCCTGCGCCCGGGCCGCTTCGACCGCCAGATCGTCGTCCCCAATCCGGACGTGGTCGGCCGCGAGAAGATCCTGCGCGTCCACGTGCGCAAGGTGCCGCTGGCGCCCGACGTGGACCTGAAGGTCATCGCCCGCGGCACCCCCGGCTTCTCGGGCGCCGACCTCATGAATCTCGTCAACGAAGCGGCGCTGCTCGCCGCCCGCCGCGGCAAGCGCATCGTGACCATGCGCGAGTTCGAGGACGCCAAGGACAAGGTGATGATGGGCGCCGAGCGCCGCACCCTCGTCATGACCGACGACGAGAAGCGCCTGACCGCCTATCACGAGGCCGGCCACGCCATCGTGGCGCTCAACGTCCCGGCCACCGACCCGGTGCACAAGGCCACCATCATCCCGCGCGGCCGCGCGCTGGGCATGGTCATGCAGCTGCCCGAGCGGGACAAGCTGTCCATGTCCTACGAGCAGATGACCTCGCGCCTGGCCATCATGATGGGCGGCCGCATCGCCGAGGAGATGATCTTCGGCAAGGACAAGGTCACCTCGGGCGCCCAGTCCGACATCGAGCAGGCGACCCGTCTCGCCCGCATGATGGTGACCCGCTGGGGCTTCTCGCCCGAGCTCGGCACCGTCGCCTATGGCGAGAACCAGGACGAGGTGTTCCTCGGCATGCAGATGGGCCGCCAGCAGAACGTGTCGGAGGCCACCGCCCAGAAGATCGACTCGGAGGTTCGCCGCCTGGTCGAGGACGGGCTCAACGATGCCCGGCGGATCCTGACCGAGAAGGCGCACGACCTCGAGGCCCTGGCCCGCGGCCTGCTCGAATACGAGACCCTGACCGGCGAGGAGATCCGCAATCTTCTCGACGGCCAGCCTCCGGTGCGCGACACCGGCGAGGCTATCACTCCCAGCCGCGGCTCCGCCGTGCCCACCGCCGGCCGCGGCCGGCCGCGGGAGAGCGACGGGGGCATGGAGCCCCAGCCGCAGGCCTGA
- the tilS gene encoding tRNA lysidine(34) synthetase TilS, translated as MAASPPPDDALSDDGLEHLFTSLNHAAGIIAAVSGGPDSIALMHLLARWRVAGSRPPILVVTVDHGLRPEAADEAAFVAREADALGLRHRILAWAGDKPRTGIQEAAREARYRLLADLAHAAGASHLVTAHTLDDQAETIMMRLARGSGLAGLAGMRRETERRGIVHARPLLGWPKARLLDLCRSQGWRFVEDPSNANTLYARVRWRRLMPLLAAEGLDAERLSRFAERAARADEALDLKAREALEGAGLVEEGGRLSFRGGILASEPLEIALRALEQALRRAGFGLDNSRLNRLETCAERLRRAVGAGEALNLTIAGALVQLDRAGKVSIGPEPPRRRGR; from the coding sequence ATGGCCGCGTCTCCGCCTCCCGATGATGCGCTCTCGGACGACGGGCTGGAGCATCTCTTTACTTCCTTGAACCACGCCGCGGGCATCATCGCGGCCGTATCCGGCGGCCCCGATTCGATCGCCCTGATGCATCTGCTCGCCCGCTGGCGCGTGGCCGGCTCCCGGCCTCCCATTCTGGTCGTCACCGTCGATCACGGCCTCCGGCCCGAGGCCGCCGACGAGGCCGCCTTCGTCGCCCGGGAAGCCGACGCTCTGGGCCTGCGGCACCGGATTCTCGCCTGGGCGGGAGACAAGCCCCGGACCGGTATCCAGGAGGCCGCCCGGGAGGCGCGCTACCGGCTCCTCGCCGATCTTGCCCATGCGGCCGGGGCGTCGCATCTCGTCACGGCCCATACCCTCGACGACCAGGCCGAGACGATCATGATGCGTCTGGCCCGGGGCTCGGGCCTTGCCGGGCTCGCAGGCATGCGCCGGGAGACGGAGCGTCGCGGCATCGTCCATGCGAGGCCGCTTCTCGGATGGCCGAAGGCGCGCCTTCTCGATCTCTGCCGGAGCCAGGGCTGGCGCTTCGTCGAGGACCCGTCCAATGCGAACACGCTCTATGCCCGTGTCCGTTGGCGCAGGCTCATGCCGCTTCTCGCGGCAGAAGGGCTCGATGCCGAGCGCCTGTCCCGCTTCGCCGAGCGCGCCGCCCGGGCGGACGAGGCCCTCGACCTGAAGGCGCGGGAAGCCCTGGAAGGGGCGGGACTCGTCGAAGAAGGCGGGCGCCTTTCGTTCAGGGGCGGCATCCTTGCGAGCGAGCCCCTTGAAATCGCCCTGCGGGCGTTGGAGCAGGCCCTTCGCAGGGCGGGCTTCGGGCTCGATAACAGCCGTCTGAACCGGCTCGAAACCTGCGCGGAGCGTCTGAGAAGGGCCGTCGGGGCAGGGGAGGCCTTGAACCTCACCATCGCCGGGGCGCTCGTGCAGCTGGATCGCGCGGGCAAGGTTTCGATCGGACCGGAACCGCCGCGGCGGCGGGGTCGTTAG
- the glmM gene encoding phosphoglucosamine mutase, whose translation MRKYFGTDGIRGRANGIITPDLALRVGQAAGIMFQQRGEYRHRVVIGKDTRLSGYMIESALQAGFTSVGMDVLLLGPIPTPAVAMLTRSMRCDLGVMISASHNPYEDNGIKLFGPDGFKLSDEMELQIEALIDSDLTRRLADSATLGRAKRIESVQARYIEFAKRTLPRQIDLEGMRVVIDCANGAGYKVAPEALWELGAEVMSIGVEPNGFNINHDVGSTAPDALIHKVRELRADVGIALDGDADRVLIVDEKGHKVDGDQLMGVVARSWKEDGRLSQAGIVATIMSNLGLERYLNGLGLGLVRTAVGDRYVLEHMRANGYNLGGEQSGHIIMSDYTTTGDGLVAALQLLAVVKSLGKPVSEVCHCFEPLPQVLKNVRYKSGKPLQEASVIKAIESGRETLGNGGRLVIRPSGTEPVIRVMGEGDNADLVNRVVDDVVEAVTQAASKAAA comes from the coding sequence GTGCGTAAATACTTCGGGACCGATGGAATTCGGGGCCGTGCCAACGGGATCATCACGCCGGATCTGGCCCTCAGGGTCGGGCAGGCGGCCGGGATCATGTTCCAGCAGCGCGGCGAATACCGACACCGGGTCGTGATCGGCAAGGATACGCGGCTGTCCGGCTACATGATCGAATCGGCCCTCCAGGCCGGGTTCACCTCGGTCGGCATGGACGTGCTCCTGCTCGGTCCGATCCCGACCCCGGCGGTCGCCATGCTGACGCGCTCCATGCGGTGCGACCTGGGCGTCATGATCTCCGCCTCCCACAATCCCTACGAGGACAACGGCATCAAGCTGTTCGGTCCCGACGGATTCAAGCTCAGCGACGAGATGGAGCTTCAGATCGAGGCTCTGATCGATTCCGACCTGACGCGGCGTCTGGCCGATTCCGCCACCCTCGGCCGCGCCAAGCGCATCGAGAGCGTCCAGGCCCGCTACATCGAGTTCGCCAAGCGGACCTTGCCGCGCCAGATCGACCTGGAAGGCATGCGCGTCGTGATCGATTGCGCCAACGGCGCCGGCTACAAGGTCGCCCCGGAGGCCCTGTGGGAACTGGGCGCCGAGGTCATGTCCATCGGAGTCGAGCCCAACGGCTTCAACATCAACCACGATGTCGGCTCCACCGCGCCGGATGCCCTGATCCACAAGGTGCGCGAGCTGCGCGCCGATGTCGGCATCGCCCTCGACGGCGACGCGGACCGGGTGCTGATCGTCGACGAGAAGGGCCACAAGGTCGACGGCGACCAGCTCATGGGCGTCGTCGCCCGGTCCTGGAAGGAGGACGGCCGCCTCTCGCAGGCCGGCATCGTCGCGACGATCATGTCCAATCTCGGCCTGGAGCGGTACCTGAACGGCCTGGGCCTCGGACTCGTGCGCACCGCCGTCGGCGACCGTTACGTGCTCGAGCACATGCGGGCCAACGGCTACAATCTCGGCGGCGAGCAGTCGGGCCACATCATCATGTCCGACTACACCACCACCGGCGACGGCCTGGTGGCGGCGCTCCAGCTGCTGGCGGTGGTCAAGAGCCTGGGCAAGCCCGTCTCGGAAGTCTGCCATTGCTTCGAGCCGCTGCCGCAGGTGCTCAAGAACGTGCGCTACAAGTCCGGCAAGCCCCTGCAGGAAGCCTCGGTCATCAAGGCCATCGAGTCCGGCCGCGAGACCCTCGGCAATGGCGGCCGCCTCGTGATCCGCCCCTCCGGCACCGAGCCCGTGATCCGGGTCATGGGCGAGGGCGACAACGCGGACCTCGTCAACCGCGTGGTGGACGACGTGGTGGAAGCCGTTACCCAGGCGGCGTCCAAGGCTGCGGCTTAA
- the ybgF gene encoding tol-pal system protein YbgF produces MFRRLFVFSAFALALATTSVFPAAAQDAADAIVRLNRLESQFRQLSGQMEQLQYENRQLKEQLRKFQEDVEFRFQERSGGSRSATPPTATPSRPAQPAPAQPQRRSDVFDPSQAPDAPGAPRPLGTTAPSTPLTADANRPMPLPGGQLAELIEQDEQGLDGAPMDGGGHEGMTGLPQGALAERPGPSVAATSVGNPRSDFDAAYASFTQKQYDQAEMGFRRFLQSNPRDKLVPEATFWLGETYLQRGRYREAAEQFLNVTAEHPDAAKAPDSLLRLGISLNGLGAKDRACAVLAELDRKYPQASAPVRQASDREQKRIKCS; encoded by the coding sequence ATGTTTCGACGCCTGTTTGTCTTTTCAGCCTTTGCTCTCGCTCTGGCCACGACCTCGGTCTTTCCCGCCGCCGCTCAGGATGCGGCCGACGCGATCGTGCGCCTGAACCGGCTCGAGAGCCAGTTCCGCCAGCTCTCCGGCCAGATGGAGCAGCTCCAATACGAGAACCGCCAGCTCAAGGAGCAGCTCCGCAAGTTCCAGGAGGACGTGGAGTTCCGCTTCCAGGAGAGAAGCGGCGGCTCGCGCTCCGCGACCCCGCCGACCGCGACGCCGTCGCGTCCCGCCCAGCCGGCGCCGGCCCAGCCTCAGCGCCGGAGCGACGTATTCGATCCCTCCCAAGCGCCGGATGCCCCCGGCGCTCCGCGTCCGCTCGGCACCACGGCGCCGTCCACCCCTCTGACGGCGGACGCGAATCGCCCCATGCCGCTGCCCGGCGGGCAGCTTGCGGAGTTGATCGAGCAGGATGAGCAGGGCCTCGACGGCGCTCCGATGGACGGCGGCGGGCATGAGGGTATGACAGGCCTTCCGCAGGGGGCCCTTGCCGAGCGCCCCGGCCCGAGCGTCGCGGCGACGAGCGTGGGCAACCCGCGCTCCGATTTCGACGCGGCCTATGCCTCGTTCACGCAGAAGCAGTACGACCAGGCCGAGATGGGCTTTCGCCGCTTCCTCCAGTCCAATCCCCGGGACAAGCTCGTGCCCGAGGCAACCTTCTGGCTAGGCGAGACGTATCTTCAGCGTGGCCGCTACCGCGAGGCCGCGGAGCAGTTCCTGAACGTCACGGCGGAGCATCCCGATGCCGCCAAGGCGCCCGATTCCCTGTTGCGGCTCGGCATCTCCCTGAACGGGCTCGGCGCCAAGGATCGCGCCTGTGCCGTCCTCGCGGAGCTCGACCGAAAGTATCCCCAGGCCTCGGCTCCCGTCCGCCAGGCGTCCGACCGCGAGCAGAAGCGCATCAAGTGCAGCTGA